The genome window CGCCTGGAAGGCGGGCGTGCAGGACGCCTACCAGCGCTACATGACGATTGGTATTTCCGGTTCGGTGATGTCGTACCGCGACGCGTACCTGTCGCTGGACCCGACCTACAAAGACGCCTACGGCCAGCCCCTGTTGCGCATGACGTTTGACTGGCACGACAACGAATTCGACATGCTGGGCTACATGGGCAAGCGCATGGAAACCGTGGCCAAGGCCATGAATCCCGAGAAGTACTTTGTGGCGGTGCGCAAGAAGGGCGCGCGGTATGACACGCGCGTCTATCAAAGCACGCACAACACGGGCGGCGCGATCATGGGTTCGAACCCCAAGGAAAGCGTGGTCAACAAGTATCTGCAAAGCTGGGATGTGCCCAACGTGTTCGTGATGGGCGCTTGCGTCTTCCCGCAGAACATGGGCTACAACCCGACCGGGCTGGTGGGCGCCTTGGCCTATTGGGCCGCGCAGGCAATCCGCGATCAGTACTTGAAGAACCCCGGCCCGCTGGTCCAGGCTTAAGGAGACGGAACAATGATTAAGCAGACCATTGTTGCGGTTGTCTCCGCCCTGGCCGCAAGCATCGCCACGGCTGCGTTCGCCGCCGACGGCACGCCGGCCGCACCCGATGCGCAGATGATCAAGCAAGGGGAATACCTGTCGCGCGCCGGTGACTGTATTGCTTGCCACACGGCGGGCGGCGGCAAGCCGTTTGCCGGCGGACTGGGCATTGAGTCGCCGCTGGGCACGATCTATTCGACCAACATCACGCCGGACAAAGAGACGGGTATTGGCAACTACACCTACGAGGACTTCGACCGGGCCGTGCGCCACGGCGTGGCCCGCGATGGCCATTCGCTGTATCCGGCCATGCCGTATACCGCCTATGCCAAGGTGACGCCGGAAGATGTGAAGGCCCTGTACGCCTACTTCATGCACGGCGTTGCGCCAGTGAAGCAGGCCAACAAGGACACCGACATCAGCTGGCCCATGTCGATGCGTTGGCCGTTGACCGTCTGGCGCTGGATGTTTGCGCCCGACGTGGCGGTGGCGCCTGTCACGACCGACTTGAAGGGCGCCGACCGCGAAGCGCTGTTGCGCGGCCAGTATCTGGTGGAAGGCCTGGGGCATTGCAGCACTTGCCACACGCCGCGCGGCGTGGCCTTGCAGGAAAAGGCGCTGACCGACGCGGATGGCTCCGCCTTCCTGTCGGGCGGCGTGGTGGAAGGCTGGCTGGCCAAGAACCTGCGCGGCGATATGACGGATGGCCTGGGCAGCTGGAGCAAGGAAGACATCGCAACCTTCCTGAAGTCCGGCCGCAACGGTCATTCGGCGGCGTTTGGCGGCATGGCGCAGGTGGTGCAAGAAAGCACGCAACACCTGACCGATGCCGATCTGAATGCCATCGCGGTGTATCTGAAGAGCCTGCCTCCGGTGAACAAGGACGCCACCAAGCCTTTGGCGTATGACCCGTCGGTGGCGCAAGCGTTGCGTTCGGGCAAGGACCAAAGCGATGGCGCCATGGCCTTCCTGAACAACTGCGCGGCCTGCCACCGCAGCACGGGCAAGGGTTATACCGAAACGTTCCCGCAATTGGCGCAAAGCTCGACGGTGAATTCCGCCGATCCCACTTCCTTGATCCACATCGTGCTCAAGGGCGCGCAGATGCCTGGCACAACGGCGGCGCCAACCGCTTACGCGATGCCGGGTTTTGACTGGCGCATGAGCGACAAGGAAGTCGCTGATGTCGTGAGTTTTGTGCGGTCCAGTTGGGGCAACAAGGGCGCGGCAGTCAGCGCGTCTGAGGTTGCCAAGGTGCGTAAAGCAGTCGGCGCGGCGGCTCAACCGGCACGCTAAAACGCATCGTTATCGCGTTCGCTTGATCAAGCAGCGCCGGAAAGCTCAGGCTTTGCGGCGCTGTTTTTCTTGATTTCAAAATCCTCTGATGGTTGGTCCGGCACCACACTGCTGCAATGCGGCGTTCTATTTGTGGTCACCATTGAAGAGGTGCGGCATGCGTTGGCGCGAATTGGCAATAGATCTATGGCGGGGGCGAGGCAGACAGCCATGGGGCGTGACCGCGATCGCCGTGGTTGTGTCAGCGGAAGCCGTGTGGATGCTGTGGCAGGTGGTGCCAATGGTGTGGCTTGAGCTGCCTATGCCCATGGCGTTGGCGGCTGAATTGGCCTATGTAATCCTGATACTGCTGGCTCGCCTTGCGGCGGGCGCCGGCCTGTTGCTGGGCTTTGCCTGGGCCAGGCCCGTGCTAGCTGCGGCGCTGCTGGCGGCCACGGTTTATCTCTTGAAGGCCGGCTTTCAAGTAGAGCTGTCGTATTGGGTGCCAGACTTGACGCATACGATGACCCTTCTGGTGCCGGTCATGATGAAAGGGCTGTTCTATCTGGTGCTGGTGGTCTTGCTGTACATGCCGCGTGCCAGCGCCTATTTGGCACGCCAAAGATCTGCGAGATCCGCTTGACACGGATCGCCACAACAACCCGCCGCGGCGGGTTTTTTGTTGGCCGGCCCATCTGTCTGATTCGCCTGCGCAGCAGCGCCGCAAGACATCGGCAGGTTTTGCCTATCCGCAGCTTCGCTTTCCAAACATGCCGGACGCAGTGTGAAAAAACGCCTGCTATTATTACTGTATAAATAAACAGTTAGTCCGCCAGCCGATGTTTGCCCCGCACCGTTTCTACTATCTGCACAACTTCCAGCGCGCATTGGCATGGGTGGGCGACCGCTATGCAGACTTGTTGGATGCCGACGAACGCCGTTTTCTGACGGATTTCGGGGCGTTGCCGCAAGCATCCCAAGCCCTGATCGTGCGCATGCTGATGCGGCGAGGGCCTTGGTTTCGCGCCCGCGGGCTAGTCTACGAAGAAATTCCCGACATTGATGCGGCGGCCACGCCTTTGGTGGCGCTGGCCTGGCTCGACCCGCGGCCGCTGATGACCGTGGACGAGCTGTTCGGCTTGCACACCAAGCTGGAATTGGGGCGAATGTTTGCAGCCGTTCCGGCTAAAGCCGCTGCGCGCAAGGCCGACCTTCTGGAATCCGTTCGCGCCGAAAACGGCGACGCGCAACCCTATGCTGCCTGGAATCCGGAGTCGCACGAATCCGTCTGGCGTGTGATGGTGGGAGACCTGTGCGAACGCTTCCGCCTGATGTTCTTCGGGAACTTGTACCAGGATTGGTCGGAATTCGTGCTGGCGGATCTGGGCGTATTTCAGTACGAGGCTGTGCCGTTCGATCAGTCATCGCGGGCCTTTCAAACCCGTGCTGATGTCGATGGCTACCTGGCCTTGCACGCGTGCCGTTTGGCGCTGGAAGACGGCGCCGAGCGCGTTGCGCTATTGCAGGCGGTTGAAGATTGCGTCAGCCCGAACCCCTGGCTGGAGAAGCGCCGGGCCAAGGTCTTGCTGCGGATCGGGCAGGCCTGCGAACGCGCGCAGGACTGGCCGGCGGCGCAGCAGGTCTATGAACGTTGCGCCTATCCCGGGGCGCGCCACCGGCGCATCCGCGTATATGAACGCATGGCGCGGTTTGAAGAGGCTCTGGCGCTGGCCTTGCAGGCGCAAGATGCGCCCGAAAGCGAAGAAGAATCCCAGCGCGTGGCGCGCATGCTGCCGCGTCTGTATCGCAGCGTGGGGCAGGGCAGGCCGGCGCGCCCGGCAGCCCCTGTCTTGCAACGCATGGATTTGACGTTGTTGCGCCCGGCGGCTCCCACGGCCGTGGAATACGTCACGCGAGATCATCTGCATCAGGACGACGCGCCCGTGCATTACGTGGAAAACGCGCTGATCAATTCTTTGTTTGGCCTGCTGTGCTGGCCCGCTATCTTCGCGCCGTTGCCGGGGGCGTTTTTCCATCCGTTCCAGCGCGGCCCGGCCGATCTGGACGCGCCAGATTTTCATGCACGCCGTCAGGCGCAGTTCGCGGACTGTCTGGCGCAACTGGACACGCCAGACTACCGGAACACAATCCTGCAACGCTATGCCGACAAGTCCGGCGTGCAGTCGCCCTTTGTGTTTTGGGGCGCCTTGTCCGAAGCGCTGCTGACGCAAGCATTGGAATGTCTGCCCGCTGCGCACTTGAAGCTGTACTTCACGCGTTTGCTGCGCGACGTGAAGACCAACCGTTCCGGCCTGCCGGACCTGATCCGCTTTTGGCCCGCCGAACGCCGCTATGAGCTGATCGAGGTCAAGGGGCCGGGCGACAAGCTGCAAGACAACCAGATCCGTTGGCTACAGTACTGCGTGTCGCACGGCATGCCAGTGCGGGTGTGCCACGTCAATTGGCAAGAGAGCGCCGCATGAGTTACGCCGTGGCGGTACGCGCTTTATGTGAATTCACTGCGCGCGCAGGTGACTTGGACCTGCGCTTTACGCCTGCGCCGACTGGGCTGGAAGGCATGGCGGGCCACGCGGTCGTGACGGGCCGGCGCGGGCCCGCGTATGAGACGGAAGTCGCGCTGTCCGGCCAACACGAGAATCTGCTGGTGCGAGGGCGCGCCGACGGTTACGACCCCGTGGCGAACCAGCTGGAAGAGGTCAAGACCTATCGCGGTCAGCTGGACAGCGTGCGCGAGAACCACCGCGTGGTGCATTGGGCGCAGGCGCGCGTGTACGGGCATCTGCTGTGCCAATCACGCGGGCTGGAACGGGTGCGCGTGGCCTTGGTGTATTTCAATGTGGTCACCGAAGAAGAAACGGTGCTGGTTGAAACTCACGAAGCCGCAGAGCTGGCGGCATTCTTCCAGGAGCAGTGCGGACGCTTTTTGGCCTGGGCCAAGACAGAGCTTGCACATCGGCAGGCCCGCGACGGCGCTTTGGAAAAACTGGCGTTCCCGCATGGCGAGTTTAGGGCGGGGCAACGCGATCTGGCGGTTGCCGTGTACCGTACTGCGCGTGATGGCCGTTGCCTGATGGCGCAGGCGCCTACCGGTATCGGCAAGACGCTGGGCACGATTTTTCCGTTGCTCAAGGCCAGCCCGGGAACAGGCTTGGACAAGATTTTCTTTCTGGCCGCCAAAGGCTCGGGCCGTGGACTGGCGGTTCAAGCGCTGGACACCGTCAACGCGCAACCTGCGGCGCCGGGGTTGCGGGTGCTGGATCTGCAAGCGCGCGATAAAACCTGCGAGCATCCCGATCTGGCTTGCCATGGAGACTCCTGCCCTTTGGCGCAGGGCTTCTACGACCGCTTGCCCAAGGCGCGAGAGGCGGCGCTGACGCACACGCGGCTGGACGCGCCAACGGTGCGCGCGACTGCGCGTGAGCATCAGGTCTGCCCGTACTACTTGTCGCAAGAGCTGATCCGATGGAGCGATGTGGTGGTGGGCGACTACAACTACTACTACGATGCGACCGCGATGTTGTACGCCATGACGCAGGCGTACCAGTGGAAGGTGGCGGTACTGGTGGACGAGGCCCACAACCTCGTGGACCGGGCGCGCCGTATGTACACGGGCGAGCTGGACCAGACCTCGCTGTCTGCCGCGCGTTACGCCGCGCCCAAGGCCTTGAAGAAGCCGTTGGACGGATTGCAGCGCTCGTGGAATGCGCTGAATAAAAAACAGGCCGAACGCTATCAGGCATACGACGCGGTGGCAGCAGGCGTCCTGGGCGCGGTGCAGAAGGCGGTGGGCGCCATCATGGAGTACATGGCCGAGGCCCCGTTGCCGCAAGATGATCCCGTGCTGACGTTCTATTTTCAGGCGCTGCAATTCATGCGTCTGGCAGAGCAATTCGGATCGCATGCGCTGTTTGACGTAACCCTGTCGGACGTGGGTGTTGCCACTGCTAAGACCCCGCCATCAACCTTGTGCGTGCGCAACGTGATCCCGGCGCCGTATCTGGCTGCGCGCTATGCGGCGGCGCATGCCACCGTGCTGTTTTCCGGCACTTTGAGTCCGCAGCAGTTTTATATGGATACGCTGGGGCTGCCCAAGGACACGCCATGGATCGATGTCGCCGCGCCGTTTCAGGCTGAACAGTTGGCAGTGCGCGTGGTGGGCAATGTGTCTACGCGCTATCGCGACCGCGAAAAATCGTTGGCGCCCATTGTGGATCTGATCGCGCAGCAATACGCCGAGCGGCCTGGAAATTATCTGGGCTTTCTGAGCAGCTTTGATTATCTGCGGCGCGTGTCGGACCTCATGCGCGAACGCCACCCGGCCGTGCCCGTCTGGTTGCAGACGCCGGGCATGGATGAACCCAGCCGCGCCGCTTTCCTGGCCCGGTTTACAGAAACCGGGCAGGGCGTGGGCTTTGCCGTGTTGGGCGGGGCGTTTTCAGAAGGGGTGGACCTGCCCGGCAAACGGCTGATCGGCGCTTTCATCGCCACGTTGGGGTTGCCGCAGGTGAATCCCGTGAACGAAAACATGAAGCGCGCGATGGATCTGCGCTATGGCGAAGAGAACGGCTACGACTACACCTACCTGTATCCGGGCATGCAGAAAGTGGTGCAGGCCGCGGGCCGGGTGATCCGCACGGAAAACGACGTGGGCACCGTGCATCTGATTGATGACCGGTATCGCCGGGCTAAGGTGCGCGGGTTGTTGCCCAGTTGGTGGCGCGTGGATTGAGCTCGTTTGCTACGAGGCGGGCCGCAGTTCGGTCAGCGGCTGGCTGGGGTCGCGGCTAAGTTGATAGCCGTACCACAAGCTGCGCGCCATGCGTTTGGCCATTTCCTGCGCGGCGTCGCACAGGGCGCGGTTGGGCAGCGCGTCTGTGGTTTCCGTGAACAGCACCAGCCAGCGTTCAAACAGATCGGCGCGCAGATTGGGCATGGCGGCGTGCTTGGGCATGGGCATGCCCGCAAAGCGTCGCGTGCCCAGCAGCACGGCAGACCAGAAATCCGACAGCGTCGCCAGATGCTCGTCCCAATCGTGAATCATGCCGTTGAAGATGGGCCCCAGGGCCTCGTCGGCGCGGGCCTTGCCATAGAAGGTGTGCACCATTTCTGTAATTTCGGCTTCAGTGCAAAGGGCTTCGGTTGCGGTCAAGATCGTCTCCGGGCTGGGCAGATCGCGATCTTAGGGCGAGGGCGGACGCTTGCGGTTTGATCTGGCGCAAATGCTGCTGCGGAATCGCCACGGTTATCCCGGGCGCGCGGGATGTCAGGCAGGCGTGTGGGCGGGGGTGTCCGCGGTGGCCACGACGGGCGGCCGCCGGCCCAGCAGCGCGTAGATCGCAAACGCCGTCAGCAGCGCTATGCCCGCCAACGCATACAGCACATGAGCAAAGGCGTTGTCATAGCTTTGCTGCAATAGGCGGCCAGCACCTGGCAGCAGCGCGGCGGCTTCGCTCAGTTGTCCCAATGCGGCGCGGTTGGCGGCCATCAAGACGTCTATTCTGGAAGCGTCTGGGATTGCACTCGTCATGGCCGTCTGGATCAGCAAGGCCAGCAGCGCACTGACCATTGCGATGGCGACGCCATCTGCCGATACGCGCACTGTGTTGAAGATGCCTGTCGCCATGCCGACATTGCGCTTGTCCACGACGCTGACAGCCATCGCATCCATCAAGCCCCAAGGCACGCCGATGCCCACGCCGATCAGGCTCATGGGCAGCCACAGGCTTGTCGCGCCCGTGGCCATCACGCCGGCCAGCCAGACCAATCCGGCCGCGACCGCCAACAGGCCGGCTGCGGATAACACGCCCGGATTGAACCAGCGCGTCAGCATCGCCGCCAAGAAAGGCACGATCAGCAAGGGCGCGGCCAGCCCGATCATCATCTGTCCAGCTTCCAGCGCGCTATAGCCATCAATGCCGATAAAGCGGCCCGGCAGCATGGCGATCAGCACGATGAACAAGAACGCAGGGGACGCGGCCAGCACCTGAACGCCGACAAAGCGCGCATCGCGAAACAGGCTCAGGTCCAGCATGGGCTGCGCCACGCGACGTTCCACCTGAACGAAGACAATGGACAGAATGACGGACAAGATCAGCGCGCCGAGCACATGGCTGTCTGTCCAGCCGGCCTCTGGCGCCAGCAGCATGCCGTACGTAAACAGGCCCAGCGCGCCGGTGAAGCTGATCGCGCCCGGCCAGTCCAGGCGGCCTTGCGCACGCCCTGCCGTGGGGCGCACGCTGACAGCCACCATGACCAGACCCAGCACGCCGACCAGACCCGTAGCCAGAAATACCCACTCCCATCCAGAGGTGTCCACGATCCAGCCTGAAATCAAGGGTCCGAACGACAGGCCGATGCCAAACGTGGTGCCCAGCAGACTGAAGGCGCGCGTGCGCGCCACGCCATGAAACAAGGGCGCCAGCGAAGACATCGCGGCGGCAAATGCGGCCGCGCCGCCCATGCCCTGCATCAGCCGCAGGAAGTCGATCCAGCCCGTGGTGGGTACAAAGGGAATGACGAAGGTGGCCGCGCAAAACCAGACCAGCCCCAGCAGCCACACGCGGCGCGGGCCATAGATATCGGTCAGGCTGCCCGACACCATGATGACGCTGCCATAGGCCAAGATGTAGCCGTTCAACACCCAGTTCAGTTCCACCGGCGTGCCGCCCAGCGCGTGACTCAGAGCGGGCAGGACAACGGCAGGCCCGGTAAAGCAAAGCGGGATCAATAACGCGGTCAGACAGGCAGACAGCAGGTGCAGCCAGCGATGGCCAGGGGTAGGGGAGTCAGCGGTTTGCATCGGGAAAGTGCCAGTCAGTACGATCGGAGCCGCTGCGGCTATGAGCGCAACGGCGTAGTGGGGGCCACTGTAGGCGCTACGTAATAAAAGAAAAATAGGCTAGGATTCCGAAGATTGCGGACATTAATGTCCGTACTGTTTTTGCGTGCGCAAAGCACGCATTGCGAGTCGGGAGCAGTAATGGATAGCCTGAGCGGCATCAGTGTGTTTGTGCTGGTCGCGGAGACACGCAGTTTTTCCGAGGCGGGCCGGGTGCTTGGCGTGTCGCCGTCGGCAGTCGGTAAAAGCGTTGCGCGCATGGAAGAGCGCCTGAAAGTGCGTCTGTTTCATCGCAGCACGCGGCATATCGCGCTAACGTCTGAGGGCGAGAAATTCCTTGAACGCTGCCGCCGCATCCTGTGCGAGGTCGAGGCCGCGGAATTGGAATTGTCCGAAGCCTCGGACGCCCCGCATGGCAAGCTGCGAGTCAGCCTGCCACGCTACAGCGGCCTGTTTGAAACGGCAGTCGCCAGTTTTATGCGGCAGTACCCCGACGTGGAGCTGGATCTGGACTTCACGGATCGCATGGTCGATGTCATCGGTGAAGGGTACGACGCCGTCATCCGCACCGGCGAGATGGAAGACTCCGGTTTGAAGCGCCGGCGCCTTGGACCCTTTCGCCGCGTCCTGGCGGCGTCGCCCGCTTATCTGCAAGAGCACGGCAGCCCCAAGCGCGCGGCCGATCTGCTGCGCCACAGCTGCCTGCACTACCGCTATCCCAGCACCGGGCGGCTTGAAAAGTGGCCGTTGAAACTGGGCCCGGACGCGCAGGCGCCCGAGTTGCCGCTGACGCTGGTCTGCAACAGCGTCGAGATGCGCATTTTTCTGGCGTTGGACGGGCAGGGCATAGTTTGCTTGCCTGACTTCACGATCAGAAAAGAACTGGCCGCCGGCCAGTTGCAGATTGTGATGGATGACCGCATGCGCGGCGGCGGCACGATGTGGGCGCTATGGCCGGCCAGCCGCCACGCGTCGCCCAAGTTGCGGGTATTTATCGACCACCTGGCAAAGCATTTGTTTGCTTGATCGCGGCGCCGCCCTCGCGCAACTGCGTGGCGTGTTGCCGCATCCAGCCCGCCAGCGTATCCAGTGTGGGCTGTAGCGTGCGCCCCAGCGCCGTGATTTCATATTCCACGCGCGGCGGGACTTCGGCATAGACCTCCCGCCGGATCAGACCGCGTTCTTCAAACATGCGCAGTTGGCGCGTCAATTCCTTTTGCGTGATCGGCGCCACTGCCCGTTGCAGCGCGCTAAAGCGCACGGGTTCGCCGATGACGATCAGGCGGTACAGGATGGGAATGGCCCATTTACCCGAGATCAGGTTGACGAAGGCCACCATCGGGCAATCGGGATCAGGTGTGTCGGATAGGGTCATGGGTATGCAAGCCGGGGTTAAGTATCAAAAAGGTGCCTACTTCCGAAAGGATACTATCAGCCGCAGAATGGCGCTTTCACAGCGTGGGAGCGTTATATGGGCCGGTTACAGGGCAAGTACACATTGATCACGGGCGGAACCAGCGGCATCGGGCTGGAAACCGCGCGCCAATTTGCGGAAGAAGGGGCGGTCGTGGCGATTACGGGCCGTTCGGAGGCCGCCTTGGCGGCGGCGCAAGCCGAACTCGGCGCGGCGGTCTGGGTGCTGCAAAGCGATGCGGGAGACATTGCCGCGCAACGGAGTCTGGCGGCGCAACTGGCCCAACGCTGGCCGCGGCTGGATGCGCTGTATATCAATGCAGGCGATGTGACGCATCGGCCATTGGCAGACTGGGACGAATCGTCTTGGGACCGCCTGATGGGCGTCAATTTGAAGGGGCCGTTCTTTTTGGTGCAGGCGCTGCTGCCGCTGTTGTCGGAAGCCAGCGCGGCATCGGTGATTCTGTGCGGTTCGGTCAGCGCGCGCATCGGCCTGCCGCAAAGCAGCGCGTATGCCGCCAGCAAGGCAGGTTTGCTGTCGCTGGCCCGCACCCTGTCCGGCGAGTTCGCCGCGCGCGGCATCCGGTTCAACGGGCTGAGCCCCGGGCCGACGCAGACGGCGGCGCTGGGCAAGCTGGGTTTGCCCGCAGCCGAAGAAGAGGCGCTGCGTGAAGAGATCCGCCAACTGGTGCCGATAGGCCGGCTGGGCACGCCGTGGGAATTGGCCCGGGCGGCGGTCTTTCTGGCGTCGGACGAGTCGCGCTTTGCGGTGGGCACGGAGCTGCTGGTGGACGGCGGGGTCGGCAACCTGTAGGGCGGGCCCAGGGGCCGTATCCGCAAAAAAGCCGATTGTAGGATGATGGGCATCATATTAATATGACGCTCATCATCCTATGGCGAGCCGTTCATGCGATACGACACCGGGCACAAACAAAAGACGCGCGAGCGCATTCTGCATGTTGCGGCGCGCGAAGTGCGCACCGTCGGGCCGCAGCAGGTGGGTGTGGCGGCTGTGATGCAAGAGGCTGGCCTGACGCACGGCGGGTTCTACGCGCACTTTCCGTCCAAGGATGCGCTGGTGGCCGCGTCCATCGGCCATATGTTCGACGAGGCCCTGACGCTGGCCGCCAAGCGGATGCGCGGCGTCACGCCCGCTGCGGGCCTTGCGGCTTACCTGGATGCCTATCTGTCGACTGCCCATTGCAATGCGCGTGGCCGCGGCTGCCCGCTGGTGGCCTTGGCCGCGGACCTGCCACGCCTGCCCGAGGCCAGCCGCGAGGCATTTGCTGCGGGCCAACGCCGCTTGATACAGGCATTGGCGGCCGCGATGGAACAGGTGGGTTACGCCGAGCCGCAAGCGCTTGCGCAGTCTGTGCTGGCTGAACTGGCCGGCACCGTTTCCCTGGCCCGCTGCGAGACCGATGAGCAGCGGGTGAACGTGATGCTGGCGGATGCCCGTCGGCTCTTGAAGGCCCGTCTGGGCCTGGAGCAATCCTGATGACCTCTCAATCCGTTTCATCCGTTGTGCGCGAGCCCAGTCTGGTCGATGAGGCTGGCGCGGGCCTGGACGGCCTGGCGCAGTTGCGGGCCTTGATGGCATCCGGCCGCAAGCCCGGCATTCTGGTGTCGCTGGATTTTGATTTTGTGGAAGTTGAAGCGGGGCGCGCTGTATTTGCCGGCACCCCCGGGCCGCATGCCTACAACCCGATCGGCACCGTTCACGGCGGCTACGCCGCAACCCTGCTGGATTCCGCTTGCGGCTGCGCGGTGCATTCCCAGTTGTCCGCCGAGCAGGCCTATACAACGCTGGAGCTGAAGGTGGCTTATCACAAGGCGGTGACCCGTCACAGTGGTCTGCTGCGCGCTGAAGGGCGCGTGATGTCCTTGGGACAACGCGTGGCTTATGCCGAAGCCAAGCTGATTGACGCGCAGGGCCGCCTGCTGGCTTCCGCTACATCAACCCTGCTGGTGTTTGCCCGGCCGGCGTCTGCCGCGCCGGCTGCATGAAAGGATGAAACCATGATTGCCGATGACCCGATTGTGATTGTTTCCGCAGTACGCACGCCGCTAGGCCGTTTTTTGGGGGCGTTGTCGCCGGTGCCCGCCGCTGAACTGGGCGCAGTGGCGATACGCGCCGCTCTGGACCGCGGTGGCGTGCCCGCGGCTCGTGTGGATGAGGTATTGATGGGTTGCGTGCTGCCCGCCGGCCAGGGCCAAGCGCCCGCGCGCCAGGCCTTGCGGGGTGCCGGTGTGCCGGACGCCGTGGGCGCGACGACGATCAACAAAGTGTGCGGTTCCGGCATGAAAGCCGCGATGATCGCGCATGACCAGATTCTGGCTGGGGCCATTGATGTGGCGGTGGCGGGCGGCATGGAGTCGATGAGCAACGCGCCTTATCTGCTGAAGAAAGCGCGGTCGGGTTATCGGTTTGGCCATGAGCAGATTTTTGACCATTTGGCGCTGGACGGGCTGGAAGACGCCTACGAAGCCGGGCGCCCGATGGGCGACTTCGGGGAAAGCGCGGTCGAAGCCTATGGTTTTACGCGAGCCGACCAGGACGCATACGCAGCCGAAACGCTGCGGCGTGCCCGGCAGGCGGTGGAATCGGGAGCGTTTGCCGCCGAGATCGCGCCGGTGGATGTGCCCGCCAAGGGCGGGGCGGTCCGGGTGGATCAAGACGAAAACCCCTTGAAGGTATCGCCCGAAAAAATCCCCGCGCTGAAACCCGCATTCCGCGCCAACGGCACGATTACCGCCGCCAGCGCGTCTGCCAATGCGGATGGCGCGGCG of Achromobacter seleniivolatilans contains these proteins:
- a CDS encoding SDR family oxidoreductase, producing MGRLQGKYTLITGGTSGIGLETARQFAEEGAVVAITGRSEAALAAAQAELGAAVWVLQSDAGDIAAQRSLAAQLAQRWPRLDALYINAGDVTHRPLADWDESSWDRLMGVNLKGPFFLVQALLPLLSEASAASVILCGSVSARIGLPQSSAYAASKAGLLSLARTLSGEFAARGIRFNGLSPGPTQTAALGKLGLPAAEEEALREEIRQLVPIGRLGTPWELARAAVFLASDESRFAVGTELLVDGGVGNL
- a CDS encoding TetR/AcrR family transcriptional regulator, which gives rise to MRYDTGHKQKTRERILHVAAREVRTVGPQQVGVAAVMQEAGLTHGGFYAHFPSKDALVAASIGHMFDEALTLAAKRMRGVTPAAGLAAYLDAYLSTAHCNARGRGCPLVALAADLPRLPEASREAFAAGQRRLIQALAAAMEQVGYAEPQALAQSVLAELAGTVSLARCETDEQRVNVMLADARRLLKARLGLEQS
- a CDS encoding PaaI family thioesterase; protein product: MTSQSVSSVVREPSLVDEAGAGLDGLAQLRALMASGRKPGILVSLDFDFVEVEAGRAVFAGTPGPHAYNPIGTVHGGYAATLLDSACGCAVHSQLSAEQAYTTLELKVAYHKAVTRHSGLLRAEGRVMSLGQRVAYAEAKLIDAQGRLLASATSTLLVFARPASAAPAA
- a CDS encoding acetyl-CoA C-acyltransferase, whose translation is MIADDPIVIVSAVRTPLGRFLGALSPVPAAELGAVAIRAALDRGGVPAARVDEVLMGCVLPAGQGQAPARQALRGAGVPDAVGATTINKVCGSGMKAAMIAHDQILAGAIDVAVAGGMESMSNAPYLLKKARSGYRFGHEQIFDHLALDGLEDAYEAGRPMGDFGESAVEAYGFTRADQDAYAAETLRRARQAVESGAFAAEIAPVDVPAKGGAVRVDQDENPLKVSPEKIPALKPAFRANGTITAASASANADGAAALVLARESVARREGWPVLARIHGHATHSQEPAWYTTAPIPAIRKLLDKAGWQVQDVDLFEINEAFAVVAMAAAKDLGIARERLNVNGGACALGHPIGATGARLIVTLLHALQARGLKRGVAALCIGGGEATAVAIERV